In one window of Actinomycetota bacterium DNA:
- a CDS encoding ABC transporter permease — translation MVQPRSAADARAAAQSRVRWELLAELVRKDLKVKYKNSALGFVWSMANPLLYLAVFTLVFTVFLDNGVPRFAVLFMSGFLIWSFFNSATLDATGAVVGNANLVR, via the coding sequence ATGGTGCAGCCACGGAGCGCGGCCGACGCCCGCGCCGCGGCCCAGTCGCGGGTCCGCTGGGAGCTGCTGGCCGAGCTGGTCCGCAAGGACCTCAAGGTCAAGTACAAGAACTCGGCCCTCGGGTTCGTCTGGTCGATGGCCAACCCGCTGCTGTATCTGGCCGTGTTCACCCTGGTGTTCACCGTCTTCCTGGACAACGGGGTGCCGAGGTTCGCGGTGCTGTTCATGTCCGGGTTCCTGATCTGGAGTTTCTTCAACTCGGCCACCCTCGACGCCACCGGCGCCGTGGTCGGCAACGCCAACCTGGTCCGCA
- a CDS encoding methyltransferase domain-containing protein: MAAWDADRYQRQFGFVSALGGDVLDLLDPAPGEAVLDLGCGTGELAAELERRGARVLALDSDPAMVAAARRRLGDDRVLLADGHDFTLPEPVDAVFSNAALHWMPRPAEVAARVRAALRSGGRFVAELGGAGNIDAILEALAAAMAEVGLPGPACPWYFPTLAQYATLLEAAGFRVARMEHFPRPTPLDGGSDGLAGWLAMFGGSLTAAVPADLRERVVARTGELAAPRLWRDGRFVADYWRLRFLAVAGGDAARPAKLHRQMAGNRDR; this comes from the coding sequence ATGGCCGCCTGGGACGCCGACCGCTACCAGCGGCAGTTCGGCTTCGTCTCCGCCCTCGGCGGCGACGTCCTGGACCTGCTCGACCCGGCTCCGGGGGAGGCCGTCCTCGACCTGGGCTGCGGCACCGGCGAGCTGGCCGCCGAGCTGGAGCGGCGCGGGGCCAGGGTGCTGGCCCTGGACAGCGACCCGGCCATGGTCGCGGCGGCCCGGCGCCGCCTCGGCGACGACCGGGTCCTGCTCGCCGACGGGCACGACTTCACCCTGCCCGAGCCGGTCGACGCCGTCTTCTCCAACGCCGCCCTGCACTGGATGCCCCGCCCGGCCGAGGTGGCCGCCCGCGTGCGCGCCGCCCTGCGATCCGGCGGGCGCTTCGTGGCCGAGCTGGGCGGTGCCGGCAACATCGACGCCATCCTGGAGGCGCTGGCGGCGGCCATGGCCGAGGTCGGCCTGCCGGGGCCGGCCTGCCCCTGGTACTTCCCGACCCTGGCCCAGTACGCCACCCTGCTGGAGGCGGCCGGGTTCCGGGTGGCCCGGATGGAGCACTTCCCCCGGCCGACGCCGCTGGATGGCGGCTCCGACGGCCTGGCCGGCTGGCTGGCCATGTTCGGCGGGTCGCTGACCGCGGCCGTCCCGGCGGACCTGCGGGAGCGGGTCGTGGCCCGGACCGGCGAGCTGGCCGCGCCCCGACTGTGGCGCGACGGCCGCTTCGTCGCCGACTACTGGCGGCTGCGGTTCCTGGCCGTGGCCGGAGGCGACGCCGCCAGGCCCGCTAAGCTTCACCGGCAGATGGCCGGGAACAGGGACAGGTAG
- a CDS encoding glycosyltransferase family 4 protein, with protein MAVYNRFLQSMGGGERHSSMLAQVLADEGHEVDLVGHEDVGKEILADHLGLNLGKVHLRIVPDRGEPQVARLSAEYELFVNASYMSRVKAQAARNLYLCYFPTPFDHDLAGWQRRLVRLLGPHVRQGKPGVVEWGLGWFPPEGGRRRTWVWTSGRAALQLAGGPAKRVVFDLGRPGAPGPAEVVISHEGGIELARLEASPAGFRRHELDLPPSEGDREVVFDSGTFVPGAGDDRTLGVAVSRLHMADATWEPRRWAGERFPWLLRDPTDLEFLGHYERVLANSQYTRHWIRRLWGVDSDVLFPPIRTKDLHPGPKTRRILTVGRFIAPGFGHSKKQLEQVQAFGEMVRGGGLDGWELHLVGGCEPAHRPYLAEVERAAQGLPVHLHANAPRALVEELFATSSVFWVATGLGEDEEAAPWVFEHFGITTVEAMAAGCVPVVIDKAGQREIVRHGTDGYRWTTLAELEALTRMVAGDEALRARLAASAVERAGTFSEEAFAARWREIAADLGLG; from the coding sequence GTGGCGGTCTACAACCGGTTCCTGCAGTCGATGGGTGGGGGAGAGCGCCACAGCAGCATGCTCGCCCAGGTCCTGGCCGACGAGGGCCACGAGGTCGACCTGGTCGGCCACGAGGACGTCGGCAAGGAGATCCTGGCCGACCATCTCGGCCTCAACCTCGGCAAGGTCCACCTCCGGATCGTCCCCGACCGGGGCGAGCCGCAGGTCGCCCGCCTGTCCGCCGAGTACGAGCTGTTCGTCAACGCCTCCTACATGAGCCGGGTCAAGGCCCAGGCCGCCCGCAACCTCTACCTCTGCTACTTCCCGACCCCCTTCGACCACGACCTGGCCGGCTGGCAGCGGCGCCTGGTCCGGCTGCTCGGCCCCCACGTCCGCCAGGGCAAGCCGGGGGTGGTCGAGTGGGGGCTGGGCTGGTTCCCGCCCGAAGGGGGCCGGCGCCGGACCTGGGTGTGGACCAGCGGCCGGGCGGCGCTCCAGCTGGCCGGCGGCCCGGCCAAGCGGGTCGTGTTCGACCTCGGCCGCCCCGGCGCCCCCGGCCCGGCCGAGGTGGTCATCAGCCACGAGGGCGGGATCGAGCTGGCCCGGCTGGAGGCCTCCCCGGCCGGCTTCCGCCGCCACGAGCTGGACCTGCCGCCGAGCGAGGGCGACCGCGAGGTCGTCTTCGACAGCGGCACCTTCGTCCCCGGGGCCGGCGACGACCGCACCCTCGGGGTGGCGGTGAGCCGGCTGCACATGGCCGACGCCACCTGGGAGCCGCGGCGCTGGGCCGGCGAGCGCTTCCCGTGGCTGCTGCGCGACCCCACCGACCTGGAGTTCCTCGGCCACTACGAGCGGGTGCTGGCCAACTCCCAGTACACCCGGCACTGGATCCGGCGGCTGTGGGGGGTCGACTCCGACGTGCTGTTTCCCCCGATCCGGACGAAGGACCTGCACCCGGGCCCCAAGACCCGGCGCATCCTGACCGTTGGCCGCTTCATCGCCCCCGGCTTCGGCCACTCCAAGAAGCAGCTCGAGCAGGTCCAGGCGTTCGGCGAGATGGTCCGCGGCGGCGGGCTGGACGGCTGGGAGCTGCACCTGGTCGGCGGCTGCGAGCCGGCCCACCGGCCGTACCTGGCCGAGGTCGAGCGGGCCGCCCAGGGCCTGCCGGTGCACCTCCACGCCAACGCCCCCCGGGCCCTGGTCGAGGAGCTGTTCGCCACCAGCTCGGTCTTCTGGGTGGCCACCGGGCTGGGCGAGGACGAGGAGGCCGCGCCCTGGGTGTTCGAGCACTTCGGCATCACCACGGTGGAGGCGATGGCCGCCGGCTGCGTCCCGGTGGTGATCGACAAGGCCGGCCAGCGCGAGATCGTCCGCCACGGCACCGACGGCTACCGCTGGACGACCCTGGCCGAGCTGGAGGCCCTGACCCGCATGGTCGCCGGCGACGAGGCCCTGCGGGCCCGGCTGGCCGCCAGCGCCGTCGAGCGGGCCGGCACCTTCTCCGAGGAGGCGTTCGCCGCCCGCTGGCGGGAGATCGCGGCCGACCTCGGGCTCGGCTAG
- a CDS encoding class I SAM-dependent methyltransferase, which translates to MTRLESDYYSYMEFDPEHTREVLRHYVPMFEDKSPVLELGCGRGEFLELLDEKGIKGKGVDSDEGMVEAAVAKGLDVIRGDAMAFLNGEPAPGPYQGVFCAHFIEHLTPDQVRELLAGVRRVLAPGGRFVAVTPNPACYSVLSHDFWRDPTHVRFYDLPLLEFLCRQAGLEVEATGTNPANHPGPPPEYLGPEPVVHPPLDDLVERAMGKLRASLDHRDRKGRVTDHHDPEWAYELAHVVKVLAGRLQETTEILREVRRAHDKLVWGLYQSNETYVVARG; encoded by the coding sequence GTGACCCGGTTGGAGAGCGACTACTACTCGTACATGGAGTTCGACCCCGAGCACACGCGCGAGGTCCTGCGCCATTACGTGCCCATGTTCGAGGACAAGAGCCCGGTGCTGGAGCTGGGCTGCGGGCGCGGCGAGTTCCTCGAGCTCCTGGACGAGAAGGGCATCAAGGGCAAGGGGGTCGACTCCGACGAGGGCATGGTCGAGGCGGCCGTGGCCAAGGGCCTGGACGTCATCCGCGGCGACGCCATGGCCTTCCTGAACGGCGAGCCCGCCCCCGGGCCCTACCAGGGGGTGTTCTGCGCCCACTTCATCGAGCACCTCACCCCCGACCAGGTGCGCGAGCTGCTGGCCGGGGTCCGGCGGGTGCTGGCCCCCGGGGGCCGGTTCGTCGCCGTGACCCCGAACCCGGCCTGCTACTCGGTCCTCAGCCACGACTTCTGGCGCGACCCGACCCACGTCCGCTTCTACGACCTGCCCCTGCTCGAGTTCCTCTGCCGCCAGGCCGGGCTCGAGGTCGAGGCCACCGGGACCAACCCGGCCAACCACCCGGGCCCGCCACCGGAGTACCTTGGTCCGGAGCCGGTCGTCCATCCTCCCCTGGACGACCTGGTCGAGCGGGCCATGGGCAAGCTGCGGGCCAGCCTCGACCACCGCGACCGCAAGGGCCGGGTCACCGACCACCACGACCCGGAGTGGGCGTACGAGCTGGCCCACGTGGTCAAGGTCCTGGCCGGCCGGCTCCAGGAGACGACCGAGATCCTGCGGGAGGTCCGCCGGGCCCACGACAAGCTGGTATGGGGGCTGTACCAGAGCAACGAGACCTACGTCGTCGCCCGGGGCTGA